The genomic segment GGCCGAGGCCCAAGCCGAGGCGCGGCTCCTGATGCTCTCGACCCACAACATTCTGAACCCGAAGGACGGGCGCCCGGTGACCGTCCCCACGCAGGACATGGTCATCGGAAACTACTACCTGACCGTTGAGCGGCCGGGTGCGAAAGGCGAGGGCATGGCCTTCAAGGACCCCGAAGAGGCCATCCTCGCTTACGAGAGCGGGGCGGTCTCCCTCCATGCCCGGGTCAAGATACGCATGCCGGACGGGGAGTGTATCAACCATGACGTGCGGGGCAAGCTCATCGAGACCACCGTGGGCCGGGTCATCTTCAACTCCATCCTGCCCGGCGAGCTGCCCTATATCAACGAGATCGCCGACAAAAAGAAGCTGGGGCGCATCGTCGACCAGTGCTACCGTAAACTGGGATACGCTAAGACCGCGGAGTTCCTGGACGGAGTCAAGAAAATCGGCTTCCACTTCGCGACCCGCGCCGGCCTGACGATCGGGGTGGACGATATCGTCATCCCGGAGGCTAAGAAGACGATCCTGGAGGAGACCGAGAAGAAAGTCCAGACCGTCGAGGACCAGTACCGCCGCGGGTTGATCACCTGGGATGAGCGCTACCGGAAGGTCATCGAGGCCTGGAACAAGGCCACGGACGCCGTCACCGAGGAGATCATGAACACGCTCGACCGCTTCAACCCGGTTTACATGATGGCCACCTCGGGTGCCCGCGGTAACATCCAGCAGATCCGCCAGCTGGCCGGGATGCGCGGCCTGATGGCCGACCCTTCGGGGCGCATCATCGACCTGCCGATCAAGGCCAGCTTCCGGGAAGGCCTGACCGTTTCCGAGTACTTCATCTCCACCCACGGCGCCCGCAAGGGCCTGGCCGACACCGCCCTGCGGACGGCCGACTCCGGCTACCTTACCCGGCGCCTGGTGGACGTCGCGCAGGACGTCATCGTCCGTGAGGACGACTGCGGCACCGAGGACTGTATCGAGGTGGCCGAGATCCGGGACGGGACCGAGGTCATCGAGAACCTCGAGGACCGTATCGTCGGGCGGTTCGCCGCCGTGGATATTCAGCACCCCGAGACGGGAGAAGTCCTGGCCCGGGCCAACACGGAAATCTCCGAAGAGGCGGCGGACGCCGTTACCCGCGCCGGGATCAGGAAGGTCAAGGTCCGCTCCTCTCTCACCTGCAAGACCAAGCATGGGGTCTGCCGCAAGTGCTACGGGCGCAATCTGGCCACGGGCCACCTGGTGGACATCGGCGAGGCGGTGGGGATCATCGCCGCCCAGTCCATCGGCGAGCCCGGCACGCAGCTGACGATGCGCACCTTCCACACCGGCGGCGTCGCCGGTGAGGATATCACCCAGGGTCTGCCCCGCGTCGAGGAGTTGTTCGAGGCCCGGCGGCCGAAGGGCCAGGCCGTGGTCGCGGAGATCGACGGCACTGTGGAAGTGCGTGAGATCAAGGGGCGGCGCGAGATCGAGATCGCGGGCCCGGAAGGGGAGCGGGAACAGTACGCGATTCCTTACGGGGCGCGGCTGAAGGTGCAGTCCGGGGACACGGTGGCCGCCGGCGACGAGTTGACCGAGGGCTCGGTCAACCCCCACGACCTCCTGAAGATCAAGGGCGTGGGCGCGGTGCAGCTCTACCTTTTGCAAGAGGTGCAGCGCGTTTACCGGATGCAGGGTGTCGATATCAACGACAAGCACATCGAAATCATGATCCGGCAGATGCTGCGCAAAGTGAAGATCGAGGATGCCGGGGACACCGACTTCCTGCCCGGCGGGCTGGTGGACATCCTCGAATTGGAGGAGGAAAACGCCCGCGTCACGGCGGAGGGCGGCGAGCCGGCCACCAGCCGCCCGGTCCTCCTTGGGATCACCAAGGCCTCGCTGGCCACCGACTCGTTCCTGGCCGCCGCCTCCTTCCAGGAGACGACCCGCGTCCTGACCGAGGCGGCCATCAAGGGCAAGGTCGATCCCTTGGTGGGATTGAAGGAAAACGTTATCATCGGCAAGCTGGTGCCGGCCGGAACAGGGATGGTGCGCTACCGGAACATCGAAGTCGCCGAGGGGGGCGAAGAGGCTCAATTACCGTCGTAACCGCCGGTTGACAAACGTTCTTGCGCGGTGATATGCTTTTTAAGTGTGTGAATCTTGAAGGGAGGATTTACCTTTGCCCTTCGAGAGACTGCAGGCGGCCCGCAAGAAGATGGTGGGGAGCAGGCAGACCATCAAGCTCATACAGAGGGGGCAGGCCGTGGAGGTGTATGTCGCGCTGGACGCCGACGCACACATCACCGGCCCGATCATCCAGGCTTGCCGGGCGCGGGGCATCCCGCTCATCGAGGTGTCCTCGATGGCCGAACTCGGCAAGGCCTGCGGGATCAAGGTTAATTGCGCTGCGGCGGCCATCGCCGAGTAGAGGTTAACCGGCCCCCTACCCCTCACGGTAGGGGGCATCATATTCTTACCAACCCAGCGGAGGAGGTGTAAGAGAGGAAATGCCGACCATTAACCAGCTTGTGCGCAAGGGCAGGGAACGGCTGACCGAGAAGTCGGCTTCTCCGGCCCTCAAGGAGTGCCCGCAGAAGAGGGGCGTATGCACCCGCGTTTACACGACCACGCCGAAGAAGCCCAACTCGGCCCTGCGGAAGGTCGCCCGCGTGCGCCTGACCAACGGTTACGAGGTTACCAGCTATATCCCCGGCATCGGTCATAACCTGCAGGAGCACTCCGTGGTCCTGGTCCGCGGCGGCAGAGTGAAGGACCTGCCGGGCGTGCGCTACCACATCGTCCGCGGGACCCTTGACGCCGCCGGGGTGCAGAACCGCAACCGCGGCCGCTCCAAGTACGGAGCCAAGAGGCCCAAGAAGTAAAGGGGGGAATCAATTGCCACGCCGAGGAGCCGTTCCGAAACGTGACGTGCTGCCGGACCCGGTATACGGCAGCAAGGTGCTCACGAAGCTCATCAATAAGGTAATGCTCGACGGGAAGAAGAGCGTCGCCGAGACGATCTGTTACGGCGCCTTCGAGGAGATCAAGGAGAAGACCGGCCGGGATCCGCTGGAAGTCTTCGAGCAGGCGATGAAGAACGTGATCCCCATCGTGGAGACCCGTCCGCGGCGGGTGGGCGGCGCCAACTACCAGGTGCCCGTCGAGGTCCGGCCGGAGCGCAAGGAGACCCTGGCCATCCGCTGGATCGTCAGCTTCGCGCGGCAGCGCGCGGGGAAGAGCATGCAGGAGAAGCTGGCCGCCGAGATTATGGATGCCGCCAACGGGACCGGCGGAGCGGTCAAGAAGAAGGAAGACACGCATCGTATGGCCGAGGCCAACAAGGCCTTCGCACACTACAGGTGGTAAGTAAAGGGAGCGAGGTTCGGTAATGGGGCGTTCTGTTCCGCTCGAACGGACGAGGAACATCGGCATCATGGCTCACATCGATGCCGGTAAGACAACAACAACTGAGCGGATCCTGTTTTACACCGGCAGAGTCCACCGTATCGGTGAGGTCGACGACGGCGCGGCCACCATGGACTGGATGGTCCAGGAGCAGGAGCGCGGCATCACCATCACCTCGGCGGCGACGACATGCT from the Thermoanaerobacterales bacterium genome contains:
- the rpsG gene encoding 30S ribosomal protein S7, with protein sequence MPRRGAVPKRDVLPDPVYGSKVLTKLINKVMLDGKKSVAETICYGAFEEIKEKTGRDPLEVFEQAMKNVIPIVETRPRRVGGANYQVPVEVRPERKETLAIRWIVSFARQRAGKSMQEKLAAEIMDAANGTGGAVKKKEDTHRMAEANKAFAHYRW
- a CDS encoding ribosomal L7Ae/L30e/S12e/Gadd45 family protein, with the translated sequence MPFERLQAARKKMVGSRQTIKLIQRGQAVEVYVALDADAHITGPIIQACRARGIPLIEVSSMAELGKACGIKVNCAAAAIAE
- the rpsL gene encoding 30S ribosomal protein S12, producing MPTINQLVRKGRERLTEKSASPALKECPQKRGVCTRVYTTTPKKPNSALRKVARVRLTNGYEVTSYIPGIGHNLQEHSVVLVRGGRVKDLPGVRYHIVRGTLDAAGVQNRNRGRSKYGAKRPKK
- the rpoC gene encoding DNA-directed RNA polymerase subunit beta' translates to MLDLTNFDRIRIGLASPEQIRDWSHGEVKKPETINYRTLKPERDGLFCERIFGPTRDWECHCGKYKRVRYKGVICDRCGVEVTRSKVRRERLGHIELAAPVSHIWYFKGIPSRMGLLLDMSPRALEKVLYFVSYVVIDPGETALIKKQMLTEQEYREYKEKFGTAFTAGMGAEAIKTLLEEIDLEAMAEELRREIRDVTGQRRIRAIRRLEVAEAFRKSGNRPEWMILDVLPVIPPELRPMVQLDGGRFATSDLNDLYRRVINRNNRLKRLLELGAPDIIVRNEKRMLQEAVDALIDNGRRGRPVTGPGNRPLKSLSDMLKGKQGRFRQNLLGKRVDYSGRSVIVVGPALRLHQCGLPKEMALELFKPFVMKKLVADGLAHNIKSAKRMVERVRPEVWDILEDVIREHPVMLNRAPTLHRLGIQAFEPILVEGRAIQIHPMVCTAYNADFDGDQMAVHVPLSAEAQAEARLLMLSTHNILNPKDGRPVTVPTQDMVIGNYYLTVERPGAKGEGMAFKDPEEAILAYESGAVSLHARVKIRMPDGECINHDVRGKLIETTVGRVIFNSILPGELPYINEIADKKKLGRIVDQCYRKLGYAKTAEFLDGVKKIGFHFATRAGLTIGVDDIVIPEAKKTILEETEKKVQTVEDQYRRGLITWDERYRKVIEAWNKATDAVTEEIMNTLDRFNPVYMMATSGARGNIQQIRQLAGMRGLMADPSGRIIDLPIKASFREGLTVSEYFISTHGARKGLADTALRTADSGYLTRRLVDVAQDVIVREDDCGTEDCIEVAEIRDGTEVIENLEDRIVGRFAAVDIQHPETGEVLARANTEISEEAADAVTRAGIRKVKVRSSLTCKTKHGVCRKCYGRNLATGHLVDIGEAVGIIAAQSIGEPGTQLTMRTFHTGGVAGEDITQGLPRVEELFEARRPKGQAVVAEIDGTVEVREIKGRREIEIAGPEGEREQYAIPYGARLKVQSGDTVAAGDELTEGSVNPHDLLKIKGVGAVQLYLLQEVQRVYRMQGVDINDKHIEIMIRQMLRKVKIEDAGDTDFLPGGLVDILELEEENARVTAEGGEPATSRPVLLGITKASLATDSFLAAASFQETTRVLTEAAIKGKVDPLVGLKENVIIGKLVPAGTGMVRYRNIEVAEGGEEAQLPS